The window GCAAGATGTATTGGGCTGATGTTGATATAACACCTGATCCGGTTCAGGGTATTGCCGAGCGTTATTTGAGAAAACTTAAACTGCCTACAACCTGTGTTAACTCCGGCGACACCTACCAGGAGAATCTGGAGGCGAGATTCGGTCATATAAAACAGAATATAATGGAGTTTAAAGTAGACGGTGTCGTTCTCTTCATTTATAAATATTGCGATCCCTATGGTTTTGAGGTTCCGGCAATGAAAAGCTTTATCGAATCAGCAGGTGTTCCTGTGCTGTACCTTGAGGATGAATACTCCACCTCCACCCTGCCAAGGATGAAGACCAGGATTGAGGCATTCCTGGAAATGATCGCATAAAAGTAAGAAAGAATAAAAAACATATGAGGTAATCACATGGCTGATGATAAAAAACCAAGAGTACTTGCAACCCAGGCAGCAGCAAAAATACCAAAATTCGTACGTGGAAATATGTCTGAAACCCTTAAGGCAAAAGAAGAAGGGAAAAAGGTAGCCTACGCCTATATTAATGGCGGCCAGGATGAAATCATGAGGGCCATGGATATTGTACCCGCCTGGGGCGAAAGCTTTTCAGGTGTTTGTGCGGCCAAGCGCGATGCTGAAAAATACCTGCAGAAGGCAGAAGCGGATAACTTTTCCCGTTCATTGTGCACATATGCGACCTGTACCCTTGGTTTTGACATGTTGCGTGAGGAACTGGGCGGTGAGATGCCCCAAGGGGCGCCATGGGGCGGCATGGGAAGGCCGGACATGATTATAGGCAGCGGTCAGCAATTGTGTGACCCCAGATTTAAATGGCCTCAGGCAACACAGCATTATCTGCAGGATGTGCCTGTCTTTGTTGGAAGTATGTATTATCCGCCCTGGGACCCGAACATGGATCACAAGGAACAGGAAAATATCTACGTGAAATATGCAACAGAGGAACTGCGTGCATGTGTAAGCTTTTGCGAGAAACATATTGGCAAAAAAATGGACTGGGACAGACTCGCGGCCCTTGTTGATCTATCAGATAAGACATGGGATATCTTTATCGACACCTACGAACTGCGCAAGGCAGTCCCGACGCCTATGGATACGGGCGATGCAATGAATACCATGGTGCCTTTGACGTTTAATCTCGGCACACAGGAAGCCTACGATTTTTATGCAGACCTTAATAATGAGTTGAAGCAGAAAATAGAACAGAAGCAGGGCGTGGCTGATGAAGAGAAATACCGGGTCCTTTGGGGAGCAGGACTTCCTTCGTGGTTTGCCCTTGGTGATTTTCAGTATTTCAACAGCAAGGGCGCTGTGTTTCCGGCAGAGACAACCTATCGTAATGCCGAAAAGATTGAGCGGCTTGACCTCCCGAAGACAAATGATCCCCTGGAGCACATTGCCTGGAGATGGGTACGGTTCTGGACCCATTGGTACGATAAGGCACGGCAACGCCCAGGTTCCATACCGAAAGTTGAGCGTATTATTGAATATGTTGAAGACTATAAATGTGACGGCGTGGTCTTTCATTCCGCCTTTTCCTGCCGTAGCTGGCATGCAGGGATCGTTCAGCAGGCAGAAATCCTGAGAAAGGTTTACAGGGACATACCTGTCCTTATCATGGAAGGCGACATAGTAGATATAAGCTCTTACAACGAGGCAGACACACATAACAGAATCGATGCTTTCATCGAGGCACTTGAAGCAACAAGAAAGAAAGGTAATTAAACCTTGTCATGTCCTGGCAATAGAGTAAAAACCGAATACTTTGCCGGAATTGATATCGGGTCTACTATGACCAAGGTGGCTATCATGGGGGATGTCCTCCTGTCATCTGTCATCGGGCCTACAGGGCCTGAACACCGGAAGCTGGCCAATAAAGTAATGGAAGAGGCCCTTGCAGCAGCTTCGCTTGCCTTCGGGGACCTTGCCTATATTGTTGCAACCGGATACGGCAGGATAAACGTTCCCTTTGCAGACAAACAGATCACCGAGATTACCTGTCACGCAAAAGGACTCCATAGCCTTCTCCCGACAGCAAAAACGATTGTGGACATAGGGGGTCAGGACAGCAAAGGCATTAAACTGAAGGACGGCAAGGTTATCAGCTTTGTCATGAATGATAAATGCGCTGCCGGGACAGGGCGGTTTCTTGAAGTAATCGCTGATGCCCTGGGTGTTCCGCTGGAAAAACTCGGTGAATTATCTCTCTCAGCCGGAAAGGCAGCAACCATCAGCAACACCTGCACGGTTTTTGCAGAGCAGGAGGTAACCTCTCAGCTTGCAAATGGTGAGCCTGTTGCCAATCTGGTTGCAGGAATACATGAGGCCATTGCCACAAGGATATATGCCATGGTAAGTAAGCTTAAAATCTCACCGGATGTTGCCATAACCGGCGGCGGCGCAAAAAATATAGGTTTGGTCAAGGCATTGGAAGAAAAGTTCGGATATCCGGTGCTGGTTCCTCCCGAACCCCTGCTTACAGGTGCAATAGGCGCAGCTATTGCCGGGAAAGAAGCGTACGAGCATGCTGTTAGAAGCGGAGAAATTCTGAAAAGGAGCGGACAGGGATTACAGGAGGCCACGTTCTTTTCGTAAGAGGTATGAGGACTTAAATGGCTTATGTACTCGGTATTGATATAGGTTCCGGTTTTTCAAAGGCTGTGATATGCAAAGACAAAGCTATCCTGTCACATGCAATTATGCCTTCAGGAGGGAACTATAAAGAAACAGCCTGGAAAGTTGCAGAGATTGCCCTTGAAAGGATTAATCTCTCTATGAGCGATATCTCTTCCACAATAGCCACCGGTTATGGAGCAACAATGGTTGATTTTGCCGATCAATCAATTACGGATATCTCATGCCATGCTGCCGGTGTTCATCTTTTATTCCCACGGGTTAGAACGCTTATCGACATAGGAGCCCAGTTCAGTAAAGCAATACGGCTAAATGATGCAGGGAAAGTCATCAACTTTGTATTGAATGAAAAGTGCGCCGGGGGAAGCGGCAAGTTTCTTCATGTCATCGCCCGCATTCTTCACATGAATATAGAGGAGATCGGGGAACTTTCACTTAAGTCCGATAACCCTGTTGAGTTTACAACGGGCTGCGCTGTTTTTGCTGAATCAGAGGCAGTGTCGCGCATAGCCGAGGGAGCCCTTCCGAGCGATATCCTTGCCGGTGTGCATAAGGCTATGGCATCAAAGATTGTAAACCTTGTTGTGCGCCTTGGTCTTATTCAGGATTGTGCAATAACAGGCGGAGGCGCAAAGGATCTTGGTCTGGTCAGAGCCATAGAGGGAGAACTTAACACGGATATCATTGTTCCTGAGGAACCCAGGATTACTGCCGCATTTGGAGCAGCCCTTTCAGCCTCAGAAAATATTCACCAATAAGAAAATAGTTTAATATAAAAAAAGCGGGCCAAAGGCCCGCTTAGTTTTAATAATTTTTATTAGTTTTAATCTA of the Pseudomonadota bacterium genome contains:
- a CDS encoding 2-hydroxyacyl-CoA dehydratase family protein, whose product is MADDKKPRVLATQAAAKIPKFVRGNMSETLKAKEEGKKVAYAYINGGQDEIMRAMDIVPAWGESFSGVCAAKRDAEKYLQKAEADNFSRSLCTYATCTLGFDMLREELGGEMPQGAPWGGMGRPDMIIGSGQQLCDPRFKWPQATQHYLQDVPVFVGSMYYPPWDPNMDHKEQENIYVKYATEELRACVSFCEKHIGKKMDWDRLAALVDLSDKTWDIFIDTYELRKAVPTPMDTGDAMNTMVPLTFNLGTQEAYDFYADLNNELKQKIEQKQGVADEEKYRVLWGAGLPSWFALGDFQYFNSKGAVFPAETTYRNAEKIERLDLPKTNDPLEHIAWRWVRFWTHWYDKARQRPGSIPKVERIIEYVEDYKCDGVVFHSAFSCRSWHAGIVQQAEILRKVYRDIPVLIMEGDIVDISSYNEADTHNRIDAFIEALEATRKKGN
- a CDS encoding acyl-CoA dehydratase activase, with the translated sequence MSCPGNRVKTEYFAGIDIGSTMTKVAIMGDVLLSSVIGPTGPEHRKLANKVMEEALAAASLAFGDLAYIVATGYGRINVPFADKQITEITCHAKGLHSLLPTAKTIVDIGGQDSKGIKLKDGKVISFVMNDKCAAGTGRFLEVIADALGVPLEKLGELSLSAGKAATISNTCTVFAEQEVTSQLANGEPVANLVAGIHEAIATRIYAMVSKLKISPDVAITGGGAKNIGLVKALEEKFGYPVLVPPEPLLTGAIGAAIAGKEAYEHAVRSGEILKRSGQGLQEATFFS
- a CDS encoding acyl-CoA dehydratase activase encodes the protein MAYVLGIDIGSGFSKAVICKDKAILSHAIMPSGGNYKETAWKVAEIALERINLSMSDISSTIATGYGATMVDFADQSITDISCHAAGVHLLFPRVRTLIDIGAQFSKAIRLNDAGKVINFVLNEKCAGGSGKFLHVIARILHMNIEEIGELSLKSDNPVEFTTGCAVFAESEAVSRIAEGALPSDILAGVHKAMASKIVNLVVRLGLIQDCAITGGGAKDLGLVRAIEGELNTDIIVPEEPRITAAFGAALSASENIHQ